Proteins from a genomic interval of Desulfovibrio piger:
- the trbL gene encoding P-type conjugative transfer protein TrbL yields the protein MNVNRKKNFFMIFILLGIIIINPDIAAAVDSDIINKIVKSFADKTGKWTDIAKKYAKIIFYWCAILEIAWLGIKMSLSGADIKDTLKNFCITVVVCGFFLAVINNYYEWSRQVISGLLAISGEMGNIQNASDDAFKKGLDLCQQLFSALKEISILEDGALLLGSLAALFIVIVCFCQITAQVIFIKCEAYVAMLAACILVGFGASSFMRDYAINVLRYILAVAFKLFVMQLVIGIGYTFMQEAITPKASFYTVCVTIGVAIVLLALVKQLPDTVAGIIQGSHVSSGQALTSTVTAMGAGLMGAGLAMGAGMANVGRAAQVAKAEGAQGVRGIMKGTASNLWNATRESMHNKDMRNNTVSSSLRQRIEAARLRK from the coding sequence ATGAATGTAAACAGAAAGAAAAACTTTTTCATGATATTCATTCTCCTTGGAATTATTATAATCAATCCAGATATAGCTGCTGCTGTTGATTCTGACATCATCAATAAAATTGTCAAGTCATTTGCTGATAAAACAGGTAAGTGGACAGACATCGCTAAAAAATATGCTAAGATTATTTTTTATTGGTGCGCAATCTTAGAAATTGCATGGCTCGGAATTAAAATGTCTCTTAGTGGTGCTGATATCAAGGATACACTTAAAAATTTTTGTATAACAGTTGTTGTATGTGGATTTTTTTTAGCTGTTATTAACAATTATTATGAATGGTCTCGTCAAGTTATCAGTGGGTTATTAGCGATATCTGGCGAAATGGGAAATATTCAAAATGCTTCTGACGATGCCTTCAAGAAAGGACTTGATCTTTGCCAACAGCTTTTTTCAGCATTGAAAGAGATAAGCATCCTTGAGGATGGAGCTTTGCTTTTGGGATCACTGGCAGCTCTCTTTATAGTAATCGTCTGCTTCTGCCAGATTACAGCCCAAGTTATTTTTATTAAGTGCGAAGCATATGTGGCAATGTTGGCTGCTTGTATTCTTGTAGGATTTGGTGCCTCATCATTTATGCGGGATTATGCAATCAATGTACTTCGTTATATTTTAGCTGTGGCTTTCAAGCTGTTTGTTATGCAACTTGTCATAGGTATTGGTTATACTTTTATGCAAGAAGCCATCACCCCAAAAGCCAGCTTCTATACGGTCTGCGTAACAATAGGCGTCGCCATCGTTCTCCTTGCCTTGGTCAAACAGTTACCGGATACAGTTGCCGGAATCATCCAAGGCTCGCATGTCAGCTCCGGACAGGCCCTTACTTCCACCGTCACGGCAATGGGCGCTGGGCTGATGGGGGCGGGCCTCGCTATGGGAGCTGGTATGGCTAACGTCGGCAGGGCCGCGCAAGTCGCAAAAGCTGAAGGTGCTCAGGGCGTCCGGGGGATCATGAAAGGGACTGCCAGCAACCTTTGGAATGCCACACGAGAATCCATGCACAACAAGGATATGCGCAACAACACCGTCTCTTCATCGCTCAGGCAACGGATCGAGGCTGCCCGCCTGCGCAAGTAA
- the trbJ gene encoding P-type conjugative transfer protein TrbJ — MQAVEKATSLEQLKTLVKEYDEAIRQTAAQLQMVQQNIEQYTNMVQNTVALPKEMIRKIASEMSKFGQITGALTTMRNDVVGLGKVFDELYSARSEFKELAGLPKEMLSQGMTRYHTSWDNWSRRVDDSTRATFQLSGKQLKDLEESGELEAYVNDLLSTPDGQQKALMAGNQLAALQIQEARQLRELLATKIQSDLAGQVKREKEGQFSEEMSRALLNSEGLNLKPIDDPEF, encoded by the coding sequence ATGCAGGCTGTGGAAAAAGCCACGAGCCTTGAACAGCTGAAAACGCTGGTCAAGGAATACGACGAAGCCATCCGGCAAACAGCGGCACAGCTCCAGATGGTCCAGCAGAATATCGAGCAATACACCAACATGGTGCAAAACACCGTGGCGCTTCCCAAAGAGATGATCCGAAAGATCGCATCCGAAATGTCCAAATTCGGACAGATCACTGGTGCCCTGACTACAATGCGCAATGATGTTGTCGGATTGGGCAAGGTTTTTGACGAGCTGTACAGCGCCCGCTCCGAGTTTAAAGAACTGGCCGGGCTGCCCAAGGAAATGCTTTCTCAGGGCATGACGCGCTACCATACAAGCTGGGACAATTGGAGCCGTCGTGTGGACGATTCGACCAGGGCGACGTTCCAGCTTTCGGGCAAGCAGCTAAAAGACCTGGAAGAATCAGGGGAGCTGGAAGCGTATGTCAATGACTTGCTCTCCACTCCAGATGGCCAGCAAAAGGCCCTCATGGCAGGCAACCAGCTTGCCGCTCTTCAGATACAGGAAGCCCGCCAGCTCCGTGAATTGCTTGCAACCAAGATTCAATCGGATTTGGCGGGCCAAGTGAAGCGGGAAAAAGAAGGGCAATTCTCCGAAGAGATGTCACGTGCTTTATTGAATAGTGAGGGGCTAAACCTTAAACCCATTGATGATCCTGAATTTTAA
- a CDS encoding conjugal transfer protein TraL encodes MATIHLILQGKGGVGKSMIAAFLYQALRHFGKEVIAYDTDPVNSTLAAFAEFNVTTLSVMKDGKIDDRSFDSLLEAIMEVPQDAHVIVDNGASSFIALGAYIQENDVIEQLEEVGHTVFLHSVITGGQALGDTSKGLARLAKAFPESPLVVWLNPFFGEISMDGKHFEDFKIYREHQEQFHALIPLPEGNKALIGKDLEELLARRQSFEAGIKGSSTHIAVKHRLKKYWNQLLARIEQANIL; translated from the coding sequence ATGGCAACAATTCATCTGATTTTGCAGGGGAAAGGCGGCGTGGGAAAGTCGATGATCGCCGCTTTCCTGTATCAGGCGCTACGGCATTTCGGGAAAGAGGTCATCGCCTACGACACGGACCCTGTGAACTCCACACTGGCGGCATTTGCCGAATTCAACGTCACGACGCTTTCCGTGATGAAAGACGGCAAGATCGACGATCGCAGCTTTGACAGCCTGCTGGAAGCCATCATGGAAGTGCCGCAGGATGCCCATGTGATCGTGGACAACGGCGCCTCCTCCTTTATCGCGCTCGGCGCGTATATCCAGGAAAATGATGTCATCGAGCAACTGGAGGAAGTTGGCCATACTGTTTTCCTGCATTCAGTCATTACCGGAGGGCAGGCTCTTGGCGATACCAGCAAAGGCCTGGCCAGACTTGCCAAAGCCTTCCCGGAATCCCCGCTGGTCGTATGGCTGAATCCGTTCTTTGGTGAGATCAGCATGGACGGCAAGCACTTTGAGGACTTCAAAATCTACAGGGAACACCAGGAGCAGTTCCATGCGCTGATCCCCCTGCCTGAAGGCAACAAAGCCCTCATAGGCAAAGATCTGGAAGAGCTGCTGGCCAGACGCCAAAGCTTTGAGGCTGGGATCAAAGGCAGCTCCACACACATCGCCGTCAAGCATCGCCTGAAGAAATACTGGAACCAACTCCTGGCCCGCATCGAGCAGGCAAATATCCTCTGA
- a CDS encoding TraK family protein, whose product MKMHYGIARVEFLAAKQEIETMISEGYTFAMIFRKLKEKNKITMSYTSFARYASGRYLTQKEKLQNGNTVKQDDKRKSKHEMQNSGTKLPRIIKADDKVPFGKEDIDLGHDIF is encoded by the coding sequence ATGAAGATGCACTATGGAATTGCCCGTGTTGAATTTCTTGCTGCAAAACAAGAAATAGAAACGATGATTTCCGAAGGCTATACCTTCGCGATGATTTTCAGAAAATTGAAAGAAAAAAATAAAATAACGATGAGTTATACGTCATTTGCCCGCTATGCTTCTGGGAGATATTTGACGCAAAAAGAAAAACTCCAGAATGGAAACACGGTAAAACAAGATGATAAGCGAAAAAGCAAGCACGAAATGCAAAATTCTGGAACGAAACTCCCACGGATCATAAAGGCAGACGACAAGGTGCCTTTCGGCAAAGAGGACATTGACCTCGGCCACGATATCTTTTGA
- a CDS encoding helix-turn-helix domain-containing protein, which translates to MDTITPQDLSGSLLPSFILREEVSSGAKLLYALLCKYCHDKDHCWPSHKLLAGELGCSVSSIKNWLHELVTNKLIAIRREEGRYTSTYYLLRPAALDGSTPSGPDGTSGMPLSGDSQTVATAGQSHRQTLATEISLRNKNKYSPLSPRERACVCSSSALTFPRPRPCRGGRGDSSLADSSFEQFSQRYPRKEAKELARAVWHRLWRRGLLPSLGTLLTALDRFKQSPSWNREHGRFIPHLVNWLRGQRWLDEPHQESSLPPVTECAADPVRSGRIRQRVDELERSWRRTEPELEAARPVFEAFLARFADGHIKRGPAWGLWSLLWRQGKAPDASTAPEGSMSVLDFLKTARYAC; encoded by the coding sequence ATGGACACCATCACTCCGCAAGACCTGTCCGGGTCTCTTTTGCCGTCCTTTATCCTTCGGGAAGAGGTCTCTTCCGGCGCGAAACTGCTTTACGCGCTTCTTTGCAAATACTGCCATGACAAAGACCACTGCTGGCCGTCCCACAAGCTTCTGGCCGGTGAGCTTGGTTGCAGTGTCTCCAGCATCAAAAACTGGCTCCATGAGCTGGTGACAAACAAGCTGATCGCCATCCGAAGGGAAGAAGGCAGGTACACGAGTACCTATTACCTGCTTCGCCCTGCCGCTCTTGATGGCTCCACACCTTCCGGCCCTGACGGGACGTCCGGGATGCCCCTGTCCGGCGATAGCCAGACCGTGGCTACTGCTGGACAAAGCCACAGGCAAACCCTGGCTACGGAAATAAGTTTAAGAAACAAGAATAAATATTCCCCCCTTTCCCCCCGTGAACGGGCATGTGTCTGTTCCTCCTCGGCTCTAACCTTTCCGCGTCCACGCCCCTGCCGGGGCGGAAGGGGGGATTCTTCTCTTGCCGATTCTTCATTCGAGCAGTTCTCGCAGCGCTATCCACGCAAAGAAGCCAAGGAACTTGCGCGTGCCGTCTGGCATCGTCTTTGGCGGCGTGGTCTGCTGCCGTCGCTGGGCACGCTGCTGACCGCTCTGGATCGCTTCAAGCAATCCCCCTCATGGAATCGGGAACATGGGCGCTTCATCCCGCATCTTGTGAACTGGCTGCGCGGCCAGCGCTGGCTGGATGAACCCCATCAGGAGAGTTCCCTCCCCCCGGTCACGGAATGCGCCGCCGATCCCGTCCGGTCGGGCCGTATCAGGCAGCGTGTGGATGAGCTTGAGAGAAGCTGGCGACGCACGGAACCGGAACTGGAAGCGGCTCGCCCTGTGTTTGAAGCCTTTTTGGCCCGCTTTGCTGACGGACACATAAAGCGGGGGCCTGCATGGGGCCTGTGGTCACTGCTCTGGCGTCAGGGGAAGGCCCCGGATGCGTCCACGGCTCCCGAAGGGAGCATGAGTGTCCTGGATTTTCTGAAAACAGCACGATACGCCTGTTAA
- the pyk gene encoding pyruvate kinase, whose translation MRTKIVATIGPASNSKEKLRQLVEAGVSVFRLNFSHGSAADFVRIINDIREVEKELDKPITIMQDLSGPKIRLGVVQEKTIQVTKGMQLLLGLSDQRTDEMPFLPFDHPEILETLEPGDRMVLADGGLQFTVQQSRPDGLVLLEANNSGIVTSRKGLALPGKATKVRALTEKDKKDLSDGLALGVDAVAISYVQTADDVREAKQLIAASGRRVPVVVKLERQNAVDNLDEILKETDVIMVARGDLGVECPLPLLPALQKRIIRACNAISKPVIVATQMLLSMVNSPAPTRAETTDVANAVLDGADCVMLSEETAMGNFPVETVQYMRKITDEAEKLLVNDRKLEEPAADKGIPEFLAYSACLLAEKAHAKAIVSHSLSGASARQVSCRRPPQDIYALTPDPVTIKALNFVWGVHPVFVADPASDPSHLSRAENFIHNCPDFLPNECAVITAGQLKGSTATPRGTNLVKLYWK comes from the coding sequence ATGAGAACCAAGATCGTCGCCACCATCGGCCCGGCTTCCAATTCCAAGGAAAAGCTGCGTCAGCTCGTCGAAGCGGGCGTCAGCGTCTTCCGCCTGAACTTCTCCCACGGTTCGGCCGCGGATTTCGTCCGTATCATCAATGATATCCGTGAAGTGGAAAAGGAGCTGGACAAGCCCATCACCATCATGCAGGACCTGTCCGGCCCCAAGATCCGTCTGGGTGTCGTGCAGGAAAAGACCATCCAGGTCACCAAGGGCATGCAGCTGCTGCTGGGCCTTTCCGACCAGCGTACCGATGAGATGCCCTTCCTGCCCTTCGACCATCCCGAGATCCTGGAGACCCTGGAGCCCGGCGACCGCATGGTGCTGGCCGACGGCGGTCTGCAATTCACCGTGCAGCAGAGCCGCCCCGACGGCCTGGTGCTGCTGGAAGCCAACAACAGCGGCATTGTGACCTCGCGCAAGGGCCTGGCCCTGCCCGGCAAGGCCACCAAGGTGCGCGCCCTGACCGAAAAGGACAAAAAGGACCTGAGCGACGGCCTGGCCCTGGGCGTGGACGCCGTGGCCATCTCTTATGTACAGACGGCTGACGACGTGCGCGAAGCCAAACAGCTCATCGCCGCCTCGGGCCGCCGCGTGCCCGTGGTGGTCAAGCTGGAGCGCCAGAACGCCGTGGACAACCTGGACGAGATCCTGAAGGAGACCGACGTCATCATGGTGGCGCGCGGCGACCTGGGCGTGGAATGCCCCCTGCCCCTGCTGCCCGCCCTGCAGAAGCGCATCATCCGCGCCTGCAACGCCATCTCCAAGCCGGTCATCGTGGCCACGCAGATGCTGCTCTCCATGGTCAACAGCCCCGCCCCCACCCGCGCCGAGACCACGGATGTGGCCAACGCCGTGCTGGACGGCGCCGACTGCGTGATGCTCTCCGAAGAGACCGCCATGGGCAATTTCCCGGTGGAGACCGTGCAGTACATGCGCAAGATCACCGACGAGGCCGAGAAGCTGCTGGTCAATGACCGCAAGCTGGAAGAACCGGCCGCGGACAAGGGCATCCCCGAGTTCCTGGCCTACTCCGCCTGCCTGCTGGCCGAGAAGGCCCACGCCAAGGCCATCGTCTCCCACAGCCTCAGCGGTGCGTCGGCCCGTCAGGTCTCCTGCCGCCGTCCTCCCCAGGACATCTACGCCCTGACCCCCGACCCGGTGACCATCAAGGCCCTGAACTTCGTCTGGGGCGTGCATCCCGTGTTCGTCGCCGATCCGGCCAGCGATCCCAGCCACCTGAGCCGCGCCGAGAACTTCATCCACAACTGCCCGGACTTCCTGCCCAACGAATGCGCCGTCATCACCGCCGGCCAGCTCAAGGGCTCCACGGCCACCCCGCGCGGTACCAACCTGGTCAAACTCTACTGGAAGTAA
- a CDS encoding division/cell wall cluster transcriptional repressor MraZ, which yields MANLFIQSAYRNLDAKGRLLLPPEYRDALLAAGDGSFWLTIGLYGGLKAYMPADWEAIVEKLNSVPLPSMKLSHVKTKLLGLAQRMVPDAQGRIRIPQPLMRAAGLQKDVVLVGMADKFEIWDQARFDALLVEDVSDEVAACHLDIAL from the coding sequence GTGGCAAATCTGTTTATCCAGAGCGCATATCGCAATCTTGACGCCAAGGGCCGTCTGCTGCTGCCGCCAGAGTACAGGGATGCCCTGCTGGCCGCCGGGGATGGTTCCTTCTGGCTGACCATAGGTCTGTACGGAGGCCTCAAGGCCTACATGCCTGCGGATTGGGAAGCCATCGTCGAAAAGCTGAACAGCGTCCCCCTCCCTTCCATGAAGCTTTCCCACGTCAAAACGAAGTTGCTCGGTCTTGCGCAGAGGATGGTCCCCGATGCGCAGGGCCGCATACGTATCCCGCAGCCCCTGATGCGTGCCGCCGGTCTGCAAAAGGACGTGGTACTGGTGGGCATGGCGGACAAGTTCGAGATCTGGGATCAGGCCCGCTTCGATGCCCTGCTGGTGGAAGACGTCAGCGATGAAGTGGCGGCCTGTCATCTTGATATAGCTCTTTAG
- the rsmH gene encoding 16S rRNA (cytosine(1402)-N(4))-methyltransferase RsmH, which translates to MTMQQQGQERNAADLHIPVLMKETLAALQPVLDAGRDRPVRILDGTLGMAGHSSAMLQAAPQAELCALDRDEEALELARRRLEPFGGRVHTYHCRYSQFEEALDDLGWDKVDAVLLDIGVSSLQLDEAERGFSFYGDGPLDMRMDQHSGAPSAWHWVNRESFDRLKECIATLGEEPQAGRIARAIVDARQKSPIDTTAQLAALVEKAYPPAWRAKARRHPATRTFQALRMAVNDELGELRRFLDAILGRLSLGGRLAVISFHSLEDRMVKQTMRYWAEGCRCPRHVPVCVCHHVPEVEILYKKPVQADDDELAVNPRASSAKLRAVEKIAEAVS; encoded by the coding sequence ATGACCATGCAGCAGCAGGGACAGGAACGAAATGCGGCTGATCTGCATATCCCTGTCCTGATGAAGGAAACCCTTGCGGCCCTGCAGCCCGTGCTGGATGCCGGAAGGGATCGCCCCGTGCGCATCCTGGACGGCACGCTCGGCATGGCCGGGCACAGCTCTGCCATGTTGCAGGCAGCCCCCCAGGCGGAACTCTGCGCCCTGGACCGGGACGAGGAAGCCCTGGAACTGGCCCGGCGCCGGCTGGAGCCTTTTGGTGGGCGTGTCCATACCTACCATTGCCGCTACAGCCAGTTCGAGGAGGCCCTCGACGACCTGGGCTGGGACAAGGTCGACGCCGTGCTGCTGGATATCGGCGTCTCCTCCCTGCAGCTGGACGAGGCGGAGCGCGGCTTCAGCTTTTACGGGGACGGGCCCCTGGACATGCGCATGGACCAGCATTCCGGCGCGCCTTCGGCCTGGCACTGGGTCAATCGCGAAAGTTTCGACCGCCTCAAGGAATGCATCGCCACCCTGGGCGAGGAGCCGCAGGCCGGGCGCATAGCCCGGGCCATCGTGGATGCCCGCCAGAAGAGCCCCATCGATACCACCGCCCAGCTGGCGGCCCTGGTGGAGAAGGCCTATCCGCCCGCGTGGCGTGCCAAGGCCCGCCGCCATCCCGCCACGCGCACCTTCCAGGCCCTGCGCATGGCCGTCAACGACGAGCTGGGCGAGCTGCGCCGCTTCCTTGATGCCATCCTGGGCCGTCTGTCCCTGGGCGGCCGTCTGGCGGTCATTTCCTTCCATTCCCTGGAAGACCGCATGGTCAAGCAGACCATGCGCTACTGGGCCGAGGGCTGCCGTTGCCCCCGGCATGTGCCGGTGTGCGTGTGCCACCATGTGCCGGAAGTCGAGATCCTGTACAAGAAGCCCGTGCAGGCCGACGATGACGAGCTGGCCGTCAATCCGCGTGCCAGCAGCGCCAAACTGCGGGCCGTGGAGAAAATAGCCGAGGCGGTTTCATGA
- a CDS encoding penicillin-binding transpeptidase domain-containing protein yields MFKFSSDTGDKKRRPGRTASRTVRSGGARRVSVAPKNRGLSWVDRVDWGKARIAAVVAIFCVLWLGLWGRAWYLQMIEGPRLADKARRQHMATELVTGKRGMIMDRNGQVLARSVEARSVYARPQEIQDFLTMANTLGPILGIEPQKLYDELSKTKRRFVWVRRKVDDYTAEAVRKAGLPGIGLSKEYDRVYPFKHLAGQLLGFVGVDDKGLEGLERSLDDRLAGTPTRMVVQRDAMGRRFYLHEEGKDELRGEDLMLTLDVQLQFIAEEAVARAARDFDARWSGALVVDVPSGDILAWAQYPFFNPNTYRQSSPMIYRNRLASDALEPGSTFKPFVMASALQERKINRNTAIDCENGKWEIKKVTIRDTSRQGVLPAHKVLRYSSNIGMAKIGLELGSPTLYKYLRALGFGESTCVPVADSRGILRQPRSWSEADLMSASFGQSVSVTALQMAQGYLTLLNNGVYKPLRLLREQVNVEQRYERIFSERVCREVMGMMRDVVEEKDGTGKRARIEGVEVAGKTGTAQKADHKAGSYGAKRLASFVGFLPADNPRYLIVVLVDEPTKNQYGGVVAAPVFREIASRAITYSGAIVPDATSQAEKDDKPDKDKGRQRGLKLSRLDVPFLAKEDVQTSRPPSMQQPGHLAKASSRVPDVKGKMVRNAVELFARAGIVPELKGTGTRVVRQSPPPGTAWPKEGENVTYILWLSER; encoded by the coding sequence ATGTTCAAATTCTCATCCGATACCGGAGACAAGAAACGTCGTCCGGGCCGTACCGCATCGCGTACCGTACGCAGCGGTGGGGCCCGGCGTGTTTCTGTTGCGCCCAAAAACAGGGGCCTGAGCTGGGTCGACAGGGTGGACTGGGGCAAGGCCCGCATTGCCGCTGTCGTGGCCATCTTCTGCGTCCTGTGGCTGGGCCTGTGGGGCCGTGCCTGGTATCTGCAGATGATCGAGGGCCCGCGCCTGGCCGACAAGGCCCGCCGCCAGCATATGGCCACGGAGCTGGTCACCGGCAAGCGCGGCATGATCATGGACCGCAACGGGCAGGTGCTGGCCCGCAGCGTGGAGGCCCGTTCCGTCTATGCCCGGCCGCAGGAGATCCAGGATTTTCTGACCATGGCCAACACCCTGGGGCCCATCCTCGGCATCGAACCGCAAAAGCTCTATGACGAGCTTTCCAAGACCAAGCGCCGTTTCGTCTGGGTGCGCCGCAAAGTGGACGATTACACCGCCGAGGCCGTGCGCAAGGCGGGCCTGCCCGGCATCGGCCTTTCCAAGGAATACGACCGCGTCTATCCCTTCAAGCATCTGGCCGGGCAGCTGCTCGGCTTCGTGGGCGTGGACGACAAAGGCCTGGAAGGCCTGGAACGCTCGCTGGACGACCGTCTTGCGGGCACGCCCACCCGCATGGTGGTGCAGCGCGACGCCATGGGCCGCCGCTTTTACCTGCATGAAGAAGGCAAGGACGAGCTCCGCGGCGAGGACTTGATGCTGACGCTGGACGTGCAGCTGCAGTTCATCGCCGAAGAAGCCGTGGCCCGTGCCGCCCGGGACTTCGATGCCCGCTGGAGCGGGGCCCTGGTGGTGGATGTGCCCAGCGGCGACATCCTGGCCTGGGCGCAGTATCCCTTCTTCAATCCCAATACCTACCGGCAGTCCAGCCCCATGATCTACCGCAACCGGCTGGCCTCCGACGCCCTGGAACCCGGCTCCACCTTCAAGCCCTTCGTCATGGCCTCGGCCCTGCAGGAGCGCAAGATCAACCGCAATACGGCCATCGACTGCGAGAACGGCAAGTGGGAGATCAAGAAGGTGACCATCCGCGACACCTCGCGGCAGGGCGTGCTGCCCGCGCACAAGGTGCTGCGCTATTCCTCCAACATCGGCATGGCCAAGATCGGTCTGGAGCTGGGTTCGCCCACGCTCTACAAGTACCTGCGCGCCCTCGGCTTCGGGGAGAGCACCTGCGTGCCCGTGGCCGACAGCCGGGGCATCCTGCGCCAGCCCCGCTCCTGGAGCGAGGCCGACCTCATGTCCGCCTCCTTCGGGCAGAGCGTGTCCGTCACGGCCCTGCAGATGGCGCAGGGCTACTTGACCCTGCTCAACAATGGTGTCTACAAGCCGCTGCGCCTGCTGCGCGAGCAGGTCAATGTGGAACAGCGTTACGAGCGCATCTTTTCGGAGCGCGTCTGCCGTGAGGTCATGGGCATGATGCGCGACGTGGTGGAAGAAAAGGACGGTACCGGCAAGCGGGCCCGCATCGAAGGGGTGGAAGTGGCCGGCAAGACCGGCACCGCCCAGAAGGCCGACCACAAGGCGGGTTCCTACGGCGCCAAGCGTCTGGCCTCCTTCGTGGGCTTTTTGCCCGCCGACAATCCCCGCTATCTGATCGTGGTGCTGGTGGACGAACCCACCAAGAACCAGTACGGGGGCGTGGTGGCCGCGCCCGTGTTCCGCGAGATCGCCTCGCGCGCCATCACCTACAGCGGCGCCATCGTGCCTGATGCCACCAGTCAGGCGGAAAAGGACGACAAGCCGGACAAGGACAAGGGCCGTCAGCGCGGCCTCAAGCTTTCGCGTCTGGATGTGCCCTTCCTGGCCAAGGAAGACGTCCAGACCAGCCGTCCGCCGTCCATGCAGCAGCCCGGCCATCTGGCCAAGGCCTCCAGCCGGGTCCCCGACGTCAAGGGCAAGATGGTGCGCAACGCCGTGGAACTTTTTGCCCGCGCCGGGATCGTGCCGGAGCTCAAGGGGACCGGCACGCGCGTGGTCAGGCAGAGCCCGCCGCCGGGCACGGCCTGGCCCAAGGAAGGAGAAAACGTCACTTACATTCTGTGGCTCTCGGAGAGGTAA
- a CDS encoding UDP-N-acetylmuramoyl-L-alanyl-D-glutamate--2,6-diaminopimelate ligase — MNREFEQLLDKVRREGGEIRSDSREVGKGDIFVAVPGVNADGARFIPPAVEAGASTIVCLPGGAEAEAARAAGCTVVHHDDPREALWRLAEARWHTGSLPLRVLGVTGTNGKTTSAYLLEHLFTATGHKVGVLGTVSYRWPGHCEAAPLTTPDPLRVHAMLAAMAQAGVDIAVMEVSSHALEQQRVCGVPFAGASFSNLTQDHLDFHQDMESYFRAKSRLFLELPRADKVMAINGDDPWGRRLLELCPRALSFGLQKALPQQRHLWGELLSAGTDGCHLRMHLDGQQWELRSPLVGAFNASNLLSVQALALELGLMPDDLRHLEDFHGVCGRLERVPNARKLHVFVDYAHTPDALVNVLKALRGAGFKRIVTVFGCGGNRDRTKRPIMGEAVARYSDVAVLTSDNPRFEDPEAILKDVLPGLREAREVVVEVDRRKATAKAVEMLGPDDALLIAGKGHEDYQIIQGTKHHYSDQEVVRELLGCA, encoded by the coding sequence GTGAATCGCGAATTCGAACAATTGCTCGACAAGGTGCGCCGTGAGGGAGGGGAGATCCGCTCCGACTCGCGTGAGGTCGGCAAGGGGGACATCTTTGTGGCTGTCCCCGGGGTCAATGCTGACGGCGCCCGTTTCATCCCGCCGGCCGTGGAGGCCGGTGCGTCCACCATCGTCTGCCTGCCCGGAGGGGCCGAAGCCGAGGCCGCCCGTGCCGCGGGCTGCACGGTGGTCCATCATGACGATCCCCGCGAGGCCCTGTGGCGTCTGGCCGAGGCTCGCTGGCATACCGGCAGCCTGCCGCTGCGCGTGCTGGGCGTCACCGGCACCAACGGCAAGACCACCAGCGCCTATTTGCTGGAGCATCTGTTCACGGCCACCGGACACAAGGTGGGCGTGCTGGGCACGGTGAGCTACCGCTGGCCCGGTCATTGCGAGGCCGCGCCCCTGACCACGCCCGATCCCCTGCGCGTGCACGCCATGCTGGCGGCCATGGCGCAGGCCGGGGTGGACATCGCCGTCATGGAGGTCTCTTCCCACGCCCTGGAACAGCAGCGCGTCTGCGGGGTGCCCTTTGCCGGGGCCTCCTTCAGCAACCTGACCCAGGACCATCTGGATTTCCACCAGGACATGGAAAGCTATTTCCGGGCCAAGTCCCGTCTGTTCCTGGAACTGCCCCGCGCCGACAAGGTCATGGCCATCAACGGCGATGATCCCTGGGGCCGCCGCCTGCTGGAGCTGTGCCCGCGGGCCCTGTCCTTCGGCCTGCAGAAGGCGCTCCCGCAGCAGCGTCATCTGTGGGGCGAGCTGTTGTCCGCCGGTACGGACGGCTGCCATCTGCGCATGCATCTGGACGGCCAGCAGTGGGAACTGCGCTCGCCGCTGGTGGGGGCCTTCAATGCCTCCAACCTGCTCTCTGTGCAGGCCCTGGCCCTGGAGCTGGGCCTGATGCCGGACGATCTGCGCCATCTGGAAGACTTCCACGGTGTGTGCGGCCGTCTGGAACGGGTTCCCAATGCCCGCAAGCTGCACGTCTTCGTGGACTATGCCCACACGCCGGACGCGCTGGTCAACGTCCTGAAGGCCCTGCGCGGCGCCGGTTTCAAGCGCATCGTCACGGTCTTCGGCTGCGGCGGCAACCGTGACCGCACCAAGCGCCCCATCATGGGCGAAGCCGTGGCCCGCTATTCCGACGTGGCCGTGCTGACCTCGGACAATCCCCGTTTCGAGGACCCGGAAGCCATCCTCAAGGATGTGCTGCCCGGCCTGCGCGAAGCCAGGGAAGTCGTCGTGGAAGTGGACCGCCGCAAGGCAACGGCCAAGGCCGTGGAAATGCTCGGTCCCGATGATGCCCTGCTGATCGCCGGCAAGGGCCATGAGGATTATCAGATCATTCAGGGCACCAAACATCACTACAGTGATCAGGAAGTGGTGCGGGAGCTGTTGGGGTGCGCCTAG